One window of the Serinus canaria isolate serCan28SL12 chromosome 9, serCan2020, whole genome shotgun sequence genome contains the following:
- the LOC103815697 gene encoding small ubiquitin-related modifier 3, with translation MLFSVQEGGKTENEHIDLKVAGQDGSVVHFRIKRHTPLSKLMKAYCCRQGLSMKYIMFLFDGRPIKEADTPAQLGMEHDDTIEMYQQQTAGGC, from the exons ATGCTG TTTTCCGTCCAGGAAGGCGGGAAAACGGAGAACGAGCACATCGACCTGAAAGTCGCCGGGCAGGACGGCTCCGTGGTGCACTTCAGAATAAAGCGGCACACTCCGCTGAGCAAGCTCATGAAGGCGTACTGCTGCCGACAG GGCTTGTCAATGAAGTACATTATGTTCCTGTTTGATGGACGGCCCATTAAAGAAGCAGACACACCTGCACAG CTGGGGATGGAACACGACGACACCATCGAAATGTaccagcagcagacagcaggagGGTGCTAA
- the PTTG1IP gene encoding pituitary tumor-transforming gene 1 protein-interacting protein: MAPALRLCALALALLPAVAAQEVAGDCRQYTNRSCEECLKNVTCLWCASSRRCMEYPVRRILPPADLCELRSARWGVCWVNFEALIIAMSVVGGTLLIMLGVCCCCCCCKKKSKKPDKDDERAAREREKRRVRQEERRAEMKSRHDEIRRKYGLFKEENPYAKFEN, translated from the exons aTGGCCCCGGCGCTTCGCCTGTGCGcgctggccctggccctgctgcccgcCGTGGCCGCGCAGGAGGTGGCCGGAG atTGTCGCCAGTATACGAACAGGAGCTGTGAAGAATGCCTGAAAAATGTCACT TGCCTGtggtgtgccagcagcaggaggtgcaTGGAGTACCCCGTCCGAAGGATCCTCCCCCCGGCCGACCTGTGTGAGCTCCGCTCTGCTCGCTGGGGAGTCTGCTGGG TGAACTTCGAAGCCCTGATCATTGCAATGTCCGTGGTGGGAGGAACGCTTCTGATCATGTTGGgggtctgctgctgctgctgttgttgtaagaaaaagagcaaaaa GCCAGACAAGGATGAtgagagagcagccagggagcgGGAGAAGAGGCGGGTGCGGCAGGAAGAGAG gagagcagagatgaAATCACGGCATGATGAAATCCGAAGAAAATACG GCCTGTTCAAGGAAGAGAACCCTTATGCAAAATTTGAGAATTAG